One genomic segment of Naumovozyma castellii chromosome 9, complete genome includes these proteins:
- the HCH1 gene encoding Hch1p (ancestral locus Anc_3.80), with the protein MVVLNPNNWHWVDKNTLPWTKDYFNEKLNDFQVVTNDKSKIIKINQIDKITGDSNVSQRKGKPICYFDLQMDFSIQIINDEQEEQEAEDAIEKGTLSIPEFMHDEDSFEMKLTGFSKDIEKIVKDEFLPSFNNILLQYQDDLITSHSKDLQH; encoded by the coding sequence ATGGTCGTTTTGAATCCAAATAACTGGCATTGGGTGGATAAGAATACTTTACCATGGACTAAAGATTATTTTAACgagaaattaaatgatttcCAAGTGGTCACTAATGACAAATccaaaataattaaaatcAACCAAATTGATAAGATTACTGGGGACTCCAATGTTTCACAAAGAAAGGGGAAACCCATTTGTTATTTTGATTTACAAATGGATTTCTCcattcaaattatcaatgaTGAACAGGAAGAACAGGAAGCAGAAGATGCTATTGAGAAGGGAACTTTATCCATTCCCGAATTCATGCATGATGAGGATTCATTCGAGATGAAATTGACCGGATTCtcaaaagatattgaaaaaattgttaaGGATGAATTTTTGCCTAGCTTTAACAACATATTGTTACAATATCAAGACGATTTAATTACGTCTCATTCAAAGGACTTGCAACATTAa
- the POP3 gene encoding Pop3p (ancestral locus Anc_3.79), which produces MSNSLKALDKRFAKRRQVYKPILESPFTNELNSWPHLKDQKFVVQLLKNTILNKCKHLNESSVPISQWPWDILINYNEIVSYLSKTEPSCNVILFVCNKDQDIPSILLQQIPILSYISKTKVTLVQLPKGSLDLLRDAIRDKDIDNGLLLIQCNDKLDSTFLTQIESQMDTNEQASKFPWLDNLQYKPTNIKLLKSTIPLQSKIPKKSQTPHQK; this is translated from the coding sequence ATGTCAAACTCATTGAAGGCGTTGGATAAGAGGTTTGCCAAGAGAAGACAGGTGTACAAACCCATCCTGGAATCTCCCTTCACTAACGAATTAAACTCATGGCCGCACCTAAAGGATCAGAAATTCGTTGTTCAACTGTTGAAGAATACAATATTGAACAAATGTAAGCATTTAAACGAATCCTCAGTGCCTATAAGCCAGTGGCCATGGGACATTCTTATCAATTATAACGAGATCGTTTCGTATTTGTCGAAAACAGAACCCTCCTGCAACGTTATATTATTTGTCTGTAACAAAGACCAGGATATTCCCTCCATTTTATTGCAACAGATACCTATCCTAAGCTACATTTCCAAGACCAAAGTCACGTTGGTTCAGCTCCCTAAGGGATCATTAGATCTTCTTAGGGATGCCATTCGCGATAAGGATATAGATAATGGATTACTATTGATCCAATGCAATGACAAGTTGGATTCCACATTCTTGACCCAAATTGAATCTCAAATGGATACCAATGAGCAAGCATCAAAGTTCCCCTGGTTGGATAATTTACAATATAAACCAACCAATATCAAATTACTGAAATCTACTATCCCTTTACAAAGTAAAATTCCGAAAAAAAGCCAGACACCGCACCAGaaataa